ACCGCTTCGTGGTGACCGACCGGCGCCCCCCACTGTATCCGCTCGTTGGCCCAAACGCGGGCGATGGCAAGGGTCTGCTTGATCACCCCGACACTGGCCGCCGGCAGGGTGAGGCGGCCGGTGTTGAGGGTGCGCAGGGCGAGGCGCAGGCCGCCGCCGCGCTCGGTAAGAATGTTTTCGGCGGGCACCCGGACGTTGTCGAAGCGCAGCAGCCCGTTCTGGATGCCCTTCAGGCCCATGAAGTCGCAGCGGTGCTCGGTGGAGAGGCCCGGCGAGTTTCCTTCTACAATGAAAGCGGTGATTTCGGGGCGCTCCTCCTGCGGGTCGTTGGTGCGCGCCATGACGATCAGCAGTTCGGCAACCGGGCCGTTGGTGATCCAGAGCTTGCGCCCGTTGATTAAAAAAGCGCGGCCGTCCTCGGTTGCGACGGCGGTGGTGGTCATGTTCGACGGGTCCGAGCCGGCTCCCGGCTCGGTCAGGGCGAAGGCGCTCATCGCCCCGGCCGCCAGGCGCGACAGGTACTTCTCCTTCTGCTCGGCGGTGCCGAAAAGCTTGAGCGGCTGGGGGACGCCGATCGACTGATGGGCCGAGAGCATGACGGCGGTTGAAGCACAGTGGCTCGACACCAGTTGGATGATGCGATTGTAGTTCATCTGAGAGAGTCCCAGGCCGCCGTACTCCTTCGGGATCTTGATGCCGAAGAGCCCCATCTGGCGCAGACCGTTGAGGACTTCCGGCGGAATCTCCTTCTCCCGGTCGATGCGGTCGGCGTCGACCTTCTCGGCGAGAAAGCGCCTCAACTGCTCCAGCACGGCGTCGCCGGCCAGGCGGTCAGCCGCATCCTGCTCCGGAAAGGGGAAGACCAGTTCCGGGCACAAACGGCCCATGAACAGTTCGCTGACGAAACTCGGCAGTCGCCACTCTTTTTCCCGTGCCTCCTCGGCAACCTCCAGGGATCGTTTTTCTTCGGCCTTCTGCGCACTCATGTGCATCTCCCGGGGAAATCGAATAACGAGGCTTTGGCACAAGAATAACAGGTATTTGGCGGGCTGCATAGGGACTCAATGCGCTGCCGTGGGGAGGAAAACCCTCCTCTTCTCCCTGCTTGCCCCGGATTTATGGCGCCTTGAGGCGATCTCCTGCTGCTTCGCGCTCGCATCAGTAAGCAATCGATAGGCGGGAGCTTGCGGCAGTCAGCGCTATGCCAAAAATAGTTTGAAACAACCATTTATGAATGCCCGGCATTAATTTAGATTGCACTGCAAGCATGCCTATGATAAATACCTGAACTTCTTGGCAACTTTAATCAAAAGGAGGGAAATGAACATGCTGAACGTGAAAGGTGTATTGCTTGCCGTATGTGGTCTTCTGTTCGCGCAGAGCCTGGCGTTTGCCGGACTGCTCGGCCCTGCTCAGCCGACGGGGAAAAAGGGAGAATTCTCCTTCGGCCCCGGCCTCGTTCTCTATTCGGGTGAACTGGATAACGATCTCGACTTCCAGCAGACGCAAGTCTATGCGCAGTTGGGGTATGCCCTGACCGACCAGGTCGAGGTCTATCTGCAGGGAGGCGCCGCCGATCTGACCGTCGAGGGCCTCTTTGCCAGCAACGATTTCGAGGACGGTTTCCGTCCGTTTGGGGCGTTCGGCTTCAAAGCCCTGCTGGCCGACCGCAAACCCCTCGGCATCGGTCTCTTTGCCCAAGGAACGATTTTCTCCGATTACGACGACCAGCGGCAGGTTGGCGGAATCTCCACCAAGGTGGAGTTTACGAAGGCCTTCGAGGTGGCTGGCGGCGTGGTCTTGCAGAGTGTGCTCGACGGGGCCATTCTCTACGGCGGTCCCTATTTCTTCACGCGCGAGGGAGATGTCGATGTCACCATCGGTCCCCTGCAAGGCAGCGGGTCCTTCGAAGAAGACGGCAATTTAGGCGCCTTCATCGGCATGCGCTGGCCCCTAAGGAACGGCATCAACGTCGATCTGGAAGGTCATTTGCGGACCGACTTCTCCATCGGCGCCGATCTTCTGTTCAACTTCTAAGGCCAATCGGACTGTACCAATAGCAGGCCACAGAGACAACTCAAGGGGGGGATCCTATGTCAAAACTGTTGAAGTTTGCGATTGTGTTTCTGACCTCTGTCGCCATTTGCGCTTGCGGAAGCGGCGGCGGTGGCGGCTCCGACCTGCCCGTTGCGGGCGATGCTGCCACGCCGGGCACTCCGGGCACTCCAAGTACTCCGAGCACCCCAGGTGACTTGGGAGCGCTAACCGATCTCGGAGACCTGCTGGGTTCCGCTGGGGACAACTGGTACTATACCAAGGCAGCCGCCATCAACGATGCAGGACAGATTGTCGGACAGTCCAATGCCGGTAGTCCGGTCAAGGCCGCTTTCATGTGGGACCCGGCAAGCAGCACCATGACTGAGCTTGGCATCCACCCTGGAACATACGATGATTTTTTCGGACTCAAGACCACACCCACTACCAACTTTTTCCTCTATAGCGAAGCTATCGGCATCAATAATTCCGGTCTGGTCATCGGTAATTCGACTACGGGCACTGGGTGGCCGAACGAAACGGAGAAACGGGCCTTTCTCTGGCACCCGACCTTGGGTGCGATTGACCTTGCTCCGCCAGCTTTCATCGACAGCACTGGCAAAACCATTATCAAATCCTTTTCAGAGGCGGTCGACATCAACAGCCTCGGTGAAGTCGTCCTGACTGCCGACGATGAGAAGGGGCGGCATGCTTACTACTGGGACGGTTCAAGCCTAACGACCGTAACCCTTACCCGCGAGGATTCCTCGACCTTGGCTGTTGATGTTCCTGCTCTGACGCTTTTGGGCCGCATCCTCAACCAGGATGGCGAAGCCGTGGCCATCAACGAAAATGGCCAGACAGTAATCAACTCGGGCGGCACCGCCGTCTTCCATGACCTCAACATT
The DNA window shown above is from Desulfuromonadales bacterium and carries:
- a CDS encoding acyl-CoA dehydrogenase family protein, whose translation is MSAQKAEEKRSLEVAEEAREKEWRLPSFVSELFMGRLCPELVFPFPEQDAADRLAGDAVLEQLRRFLAEKVDADRIDREKEIPPEVLNGLRQMGLFGIKIPKEYGGLGLSQMNYNRIIQLVSSHCASTAVMLSAHQSIGVPQPLKLFGTAEQKEKYLSRLAAGAMSAFALTEPGAGSDPSNMTTTAVATEDGRAFLINGRKLWITNGPVAELLIVMARTNDPQEERPEITAFIVEGNSPGLSTEHRCDFMGLKGIQNGLLRFDNVRVPAENILTERGGGLRLALRTLNTGRLTLPAASVGVIKQTLAIARVWANERIQWGAPVGHHEAVAAKIAALAADLYAVESLAFLTSAMADRGEQDIRLEAAIAKLYCTEAMWRAVDAGVQIRGGRGYETADSLRGRGELPMPMERLLRDTRINLIIEGTSEIMRLFIAREALDPHLKIAGASATSQKVDYIGAAKFYALWYPVLWLPRFGIPGNLDLPASLAGHLRYAERAARRLARDLFHMMGRYRQGLQRKQMILARLVDSGAELFAMAAVISRAASAREKEAEGLADLFCRQAKRRLQSLHREVYRNDDAFAYKTARQFLDGDYTWLEENIVSTWKEDT
- a CDS encoding DUF3466 family protein, with the protein product MSKLLKFAIVFLTSVAICACGSGGGGGSDLPVAGDAATPGTPGTPSTPSTPGDLGALTDLGDLLGSAGDNWYYTKAAAINDAGQIVGQSNAGSPVKAAFMWDPASSTMTELGIHPGTYDDFFGLKTTPTTNFFLYSEAIGINNSGLVIGNSTTGTGWPNETEKRAFLWHPTLGAIDLAPPAFIDSTGKTIIKSFSEAVDINSLGEVVLTADDEKGRHAYYWDGSSLTTVTLTREDSSTLAVDVPALTLLGRILNQDGEAVAINENGQTVINSGGTAVFHDLNIDVIESLNHLPGASNTKAVDINNQGSGRGHIVGTSGNRGFFWDGGAMYPIDTLGGDSSEAVDLNDLDQVVGNAKTADGSTHAFLWRLDAGGKGVITDLGTLGGASSFAVAINDAGQVAGYSETGETYSEGGITVNVQHAFLWHNGTMYDLGTHNDFYSYPFIPPYPTSEAVGINISGEVAGNSITINSHPRGFSLSPNFP